Proteins encoded within one genomic window of Dasypus novemcinctus isolate mDasNov1 chromosome 17, mDasNov1.1.hap2, whole genome shotgun sequence:
- the TIA1 gene encoding cytotoxic granule associated RNA binding protein TIA1 isoform X1, translated as MEDEMPKTLYVGNLSRDVTEALILQLFSQIGPCKNCKMIMDTAGNDPYCFVEFYEHRHAAAALAAMNGRKIMGKEVKVNWATTPSSQKKDTSSSTVVSTQRSQDHFHVFVGDLSPEITTEDIKAAFAPFGRISDARVVKDMATGKSKGYGFVSFFNKWDAENAIQQMGGQWLGGRQIRTNWATRKPPAPKSTYESNTKQLSYDEVVNQSSPSNCTVYCGGVTSGLTEQLMRQTFSPFGQIMEIRVFPDKGYSFVRFNSHESAAHAIVSVNGTTIEGHVVKCYWGKETLDMINPVQQQNQIGYPQAYGQWGQWYGNPQQIGQYMPNGWQVPAYGMYGQAWNQQGFNQTQSSAPWMGPNYSVQPPQGQNGSMLPNQPAGYRVAGYETQ; from the exons ATATGTCGGTAACCTTTCAAGAGATGTGACAGAAGCTCTAATTCTCCAGCTCTTTAGCCAGATTGGACCTTGTAAAAACTGCAAAATGATTATGGAT ACAGCTGGAAATGATCCATATTGTTTTGTGGAGTTTTATGAGCATCGTCATGCAGCTGCAGCACTAGCTGCTATGAATGGGCGGAAGATAATGGGTAAG gaagtcaAAGTGAATTGGGCAACAACCCCCAGCAGTCAAAAGAAAGATACAAGCA GTAGTACCGTTGTCAGCACACAGCGTTCACAAG ATCATTTCCATGTCTTTGTTGGTGATCTCAGTCCAGAAATTACAACTGAAGATATAAAAGCTGCTTTTGCACCATTTGGAAGAATATC AGATGCCCGAgtggtaaaagacatggcaacaGGAAAGTCTAAGGGATATGGCTTTGTCTCCTTTTTCAACAAATGG GATGCCGAAAACGCCATTCAACAGATGGGTGGCCAGTGGCTTGGTGGAAGACAAATCAGAACTAACTGGGCAACCCGAAAGCCTCCAGCTCCAAAGAGTACATATGAGT caAACACCAAACAGTTATCATATGATGAGGTTGTAAATCAGTCTAGTCCAAGCAACTGTACTGTATACTGTGGAGGTGTTACTTCTGGGCTAACAG AACAACTAATGCGTCAGACTTTTTCACCATTTGGACAAATAATGGAAATTCGAGTCTTTCCAGATAAAGGATATTCATTTGTTCG GTTCAATTCCCATGAAAGTGCAGCACATGCAATTGTTTCTGTCAATGGTACTACCATTGAAGGGCATGTTGTGAAATGTTACTGGGGCAAAGAAACTCTTGATATGATAAATCCAGTGCAACAG caaaatcaaaTTGGATATCCACAAGCTTATGGTCAGTGGGGCCAGTGGTATGGAAATCCACAACAAATTGGCCAGTATATGCCTAATGGTTGGCAAGTTCCTGCATATGGAATGTATGGCCAGGCATGGAACCAGCAGGGATTTAA TCAGACGCAGTCTTCTGCACCGTGGATGGGTCCAAATTACAGCGTGCAGCCACCTCAGGGGCAGAACGGCAGCATGTTGCCTAACCAGCCTGCAGGGTATCGAGTGGCTGGGTATGAAACCCAGTGA
- the TIA1 gene encoding cytotoxic granule associated RNA binding protein TIA1 isoform X2 translates to MEDEMPKTLYVGNLSRDVTEALILQLFSQIGPCKNCKMIMDTAGNDPYCFVEFYEHRHAAAALAAMNGRKIMGKEVKVNWATTPSSQKKDTSNHFHVFVGDLSPEITTEDIKAAFAPFGRISDARVVKDMATGKSKGYGFVSFFNKWDAENAIQQMGGQWLGGRQIRTNWATRKPPAPKSTYESNTKQLSYDEVVNQSSPSNCTVYCGGVTSGLTEQLMRQTFSPFGQIMEIRVFPDKGYSFVRFNSHESAAHAIVSVNGTTIEGHVVKCYWGKETLDMINPVQQQNQIGYPQAYGQWGQWYGNPQQIGQYMPNGWQVPAYGMYGQAWNQQGFNQTQSSAPWMGPNYSVQPPQGQNGSMLPNQPAGYRVAGYETQ, encoded by the exons ATATGTCGGTAACCTTTCAAGAGATGTGACAGAAGCTCTAATTCTCCAGCTCTTTAGCCAGATTGGACCTTGTAAAAACTGCAAAATGATTATGGAT ACAGCTGGAAATGATCCATATTGTTTTGTGGAGTTTTATGAGCATCGTCATGCAGCTGCAGCACTAGCTGCTATGAATGGGCGGAAGATAATGGGTAAG gaagtcaAAGTGAATTGGGCAACAACCCCCAGCAGTCAAAAGAAAGATACAAGCA ATCATTTCCATGTCTTTGTTGGTGATCTCAGTCCAGAAATTACAACTGAAGATATAAAAGCTGCTTTTGCACCATTTGGAAGAATATC AGATGCCCGAgtggtaaaagacatggcaacaGGAAAGTCTAAGGGATATGGCTTTGTCTCCTTTTTCAACAAATGG GATGCCGAAAACGCCATTCAACAGATGGGTGGCCAGTGGCTTGGTGGAAGACAAATCAGAACTAACTGGGCAACCCGAAAGCCTCCAGCTCCAAAGAGTACATATGAGT caAACACCAAACAGTTATCATATGATGAGGTTGTAAATCAGTCTAGTCCAAGCAACTGTACTGTATACTGTGGAGGTGTTACTTCTGGGCTAACAG AACAACTAATGCGTCAGACTTTTTCACCATTTGGACAAATAATGGAAATTCGAGTCTTTCCAGATAAAGGATATTCATTTGTTCG GTTCAATTCCCATGAAAGTGCAGCACATGCAATTGTTTCTGTCAATGGTACTACCATTGAAGGGCATGTTGTGAAATGTTACTGGGGCAAAGAAACTCTTGATATGATAAATCCAGTGCAACAG caaaatcaaaTTGGATATCCACAAGCTTATGGTCAGTGGGGCCAGTGGTATGGAAATCCACAACAAATTGGCCAGTATATGCCTAATGGTTGGCAAGTTCCTGCATATGGAATGTATGGCCAGGCATGGAACCAGCAGGGATTTAA TCAGACGCAGTCTTCTGCACCGTGGATGGGTCCAAATTACAGCGTGCAGCCACCTCAGGGGCAGAACGGCAGCATGTTGCCTAACCAGCCTGCAGGGTATCGAGTGGCTGGGTATGAAACCCAGTGA